One genomic window of Streptomonospora nanhaiensis includes the following:
- a CDS encoding TetR/AcrR family transcriptional regulator, with amino-acid sequence MATTHASAPGGDRRRQRRAATKAEILRIAVELMAAEGAGGLSLSAIARRMGIQPPSLYKYFASRNAVYDALFAEGQRAFSAALREGAEGAPPGLPALEAGVTAGLRWAVEHPPLAQLLFWRPVPGFAPSAESYAPALEAVGRIADLVAGAVREGHLHPDAATDEGREVLAVLLAGVVTQQLANEPGTPFAEGRFSRRTPVVLEAFRLRYPPDAA; translated from the coding sequence ATGGCGACCACACACGCATCGGCCCCCGGTGGCGACCGCCGCCGGCAGCGGCGGGCCGCCACCAAGGCCGAGATCCTGCGGATCGCGGTGGAGCTGATGGCGGCCGAGGGCGCGGGCGGGCTCAGCCTGTCGGCGATCGCCCGGCGCATGGGCATCCAGCCGCCGTCGCTGTACAAGTACTTCGCCTCGCGCAACGCGGTCTACGACGCGCTGTTCGCCGAGGGCCAGCGGGCGTTCTCGGCGGCGCTGCGCGAGGGCGCCGAGGGCGCGCCGCCCGGGCTGCCCGCCCTGGAGGCGGGGGTGACCGCCGGCCTGCGGTGGGCGGTGGAGCACCCGCCGCTGGCGCAACTGCTGTTCTGGCGCCCGGTGCCGGGGTTCGCGCCCTCGGCGGAGTCCTACGCGCCCGCGCTTGAGGCGGTGGGGCGCATCGCCGACCTGGTCGCCGGAGCCGTGCGCGAGGGCCACCTGCACCCCGACGCCGCCACCGACGAGGGGCGCGAGGTCCTGGCGGTGCTGCTGGCCGGGGTGGTCACCCAGCAGTTGGCCAACGAACCCGGCACCCCCTTCGCCGAGGGCCGGTTCTCCCGCCGCACCCCAGTGGTGCTGGAGGCGTTCCGGCTGCGCTACCCGCCGGACGCCGCCTGA
- a CDS encoding excinuclease ABC subunit UvrA — MTTDRAAAPITVIGARENNLRDVSLRIPKGRLTVFTGVSGSGKSSLVFDTIAAESQRRLNELFPAFVRNRMPLRERTSADAVDNLTAAVVVDQRPLSGNSRSTVGTATEVHPVLRVLFSRLGEPSAGPASAYSFNDPQGMCPECDGLGRATRVDTARLLDEDRSLNQGAIRFPAMAVGTPSWQLYAESGLFDPDKPLRDFTAEERELLLHGKGFRVKRASRRGVYQNEYEGVVEAITRRYLRRDLDSMGARTREAVERVAVGGICPACGGTRLNEAARASTVAGRTITELAALEITDLVAELQGIAEGLGTRPHERAARPVIATALAVLRRVADVGLGYLSLDRATTTLSGGEAQRLKTVRYLGSGLTGLTYVFDEPSAGLHPRDVHRLGRLLLELRDQGNTVLLVEHDRSLIALADHVVDMGPGAGTRGGRVVFEGPVDRLRRAGTLTARRLTEPRRLKPAVRTPTGALTVRGADLHNLRGITVEIPTGVLTAVTGVAGSGKSSLVTGALPAQHPGVVVVDQSAVGASARATPGSYVDVLDTVRGLFAAAHGVRPGLFSFNSAGACPTCRGRGTVRTDLAFLEPVTAVCEECGGGRFRPDVLELRLAGRSIADVLAMTADEAAEFFTDPAVLRGVGTLREAGLGYLALGQPLSTLSGGELQRLKLAQRMREGAAVYVLDEPTTGLHPADVDALLELLDRIVDRGGTAVVAEHDLGVVRNADWVIDIGPEAGRRGGTVVFEGTPAALAPAPGSVTGEYLRRELAGGPA; from the coding sequence GTGACCACCGACCGCGCCGCCGCGCCCATCACCGTCATCGGCGCCCGCGAGAACAACCTCAGGGACGTCTCGCTGCGCATTCCCAAGGGCAGGCTCACCGTGTTCACCGGGGTGTCGGGCTCGGGCAAGTCCTCGCTGGTGTTCGACACCATCGCGGCGGAGTCCCAGCGCCGGCTCAACGAGCTGTTCCCGGCGTTCGTGCGCAACCGCATGCCGCTGCGCGAGCGGACCAGTGCCGACGCCGTCGACAACCTCACCGCCGCCGTCGTCGTGGACCAGCGCCCGCTGAGCGGCAACTCCCGCTCCACCGTGGGCACCGCCACCGAGGTCCACCCCGTCCTGCGCGTGCTGTTCTCCCGCCTGGGCGAGCCCAGCGCCGGGCCCGCCTCCGCCTACTCGTTCAACGACCCCCAGGGCATGTGCCCGGAGTGCGACGGTCTGGGCCGCGCCACGCGCGTGGACACCGCGCGGCTGCTCGACGAGGACCGCAGTCTCAACCAGGGCGCCATCCGCTTCCCCGCCATGGCCGTGGGCACTCCCTCCTGGCAGCTCTACGCCGAGTCCGGGCTGTTCGACCCCGACAAGCCGCTGCGCGACTTCACCGCCGAGGAGCGCGAACTGCTGCTCCACGGCAAAGGGTTTCGCGTGAAACGTGCCAGCCGCCGCGGCGTCTACCAGAACGAGTACGAGGGCGTGGTCGAGGCCATCACCCGCCGCTACCTTCGCCGCGACCTCGACTCCATGGGCGCGCGCACCCGCGAGGCGGTCGAGCGCGTCGCCGTGGGCGGCATCTGCCCCGCGTGCGGCGGCACCCGCCTCAACGAGGCGGCGCGCGCCTCGACCGTCGCCGGGCGCACCATCACCGAACTGGCCGCGCTGGAGATCACCGACCTGGTCGCCGAACTCCAGGGCATCGCCGAGGGGCTGGGCACCCGCCCCCACGAGCGGGCCGCCCGTCCGGTCATCGCCACCGCGCTGGCCGTCCTGCGCCGCGTGGCCGACGTCGGCCTGGGCTACCTCAGCCTCGACCGCGCCACCACCACCCTGTCCGGCGGCGAGGCCCAGCGCCTGAAGACCGTGCGCTACCTGGGGTCCGGCCTCACCGGGCTCACCTACGTGTTCGACGAGCCCAGCGCCGGGCTGCACCCGCGCGACGTGCACCGGCTCGGCCGCCTGCTGCTGGAGCTGCGCGACCAGGGCAACACCGTGCTGCTGGTCGAGCACGACCGCTCCCTCATCGCCCTGGCCGACCACGTGGTCGACATGGGTCCGGGCGCGGGCACGCGGGGCGGGCGCGTGGTCTTCGAGGGCCCCGTCGACCGGCTGCGCCGCGCCGGCACCCTCACCGCCCGCCGCCTCACCGAGCCCCGCCGGCTCAAGCCCGCCGTGCGCACCCCCACCGGCGCGCTGACCGTGCGCGGCGCCGACCTGCACAACCTGCGCGGGATCACCGTGGAGATCCCCACCGGGGTGCTCACCGCCGTCACCGGGGTGGCCGGGTCGGGCAAGAGCAGCCTGGTCACCGGCGCGCTCCCCGCCCAGCACCCCGGTGTGGTCGTGGTCGACCAGTCCGCCGTCGGCGCCTCGGCGCGCGCCACCCCCGGCAGCTACGTCGACGTCCTCGACACCGTGCGCGGGCTGTTCGCCGCCGCCCACGGCGTGCGGCCCGGCCTGTTCAGCTTCAACTCCGCGGGCGCCTGCCCCACCTGCCGCGGCCGCGGCACGGTCCGCACCGACCTCGCGTTCCTGGAACCGGTCACCGCCGTGTGCGAGGAGTGCGGCGGCGGGCGGTTCCGCCCCGACGTGCTGGAACTGCGGCTGGCCGGACGCAGCATCGCCGACGTGCTGGCCATGACCGCCGACGAGGCCGCGGAGTTCTTCACCGACCCCGCCGTGCTGCGCGGCGTGGGCACCCTGCGCGAGGCCGGGCTGGGCTACCTCGCGCTCGGCCAGCCGCTGAGCACGCTCTCCGGCGGAGAGCTGCAGCGCCTCAAACTCGCCCAGCGCATGCGCGAGGGCGCGGCGGTCTACGTGCTCGACGAGCCGACCACCGGCCTGCACCCCGCCGACGTCGACGCGCTGCTGGAGCTGCTCGACCGGATCGTCGACCGCGGCGGCACGGCGGTGGTGGCCGAGCACGACCTCGGGGTGGTCCGCAACGCCGACTGGGTCATCGACATCGGCCCCGAGGCCGGGCGGCGCGGCGGGACGGTGGTGTTCGAGGGCACCCCCGCCGCGCTCGCCCCGGCGCCCGGATCGGTGACGGGGGAGTACCTGCGCCGCGAACTCGCGGGCGGCCCCGCCTGA
- a CDS encoding AraC family transcriptional regulator: MTAGPRHETRAEQPYVAIPAKVTGRGRAAALVAEVQEWLHRRGVGAAGPPFLRYWVIGGGGREHIIEVGAPVRGHVAVEGDGRVVAGSIPGGSYVTLAHTGDPERIDTAHARLQDWASGQGLTWDNRGEGPTQVWGGRFEFLLSGLAGAAGPCSVEISYLVRPA; this comes from the coding sequence ATGACCGCAGGACCCAGGCACGAGACACGGGCGGAGCAGCCCTATGTCGCCATCCCGGCCAAGGTGACCGGGCGCGGCCGGGCCGCCGCGCTGGTGGCCGAGGTCCAGGAGTGGCTGCACCGCAGGGGCGTGGGGGCCGCCGGGCCGCCGTTCCTGCGGTACTGGGTGATCGGCGGGGGCGGCCGGGAGCACATCATCGAGGTCGGCGCGCCGGTGCGCGGGCACGTCGCGGTGGAGGGCGACGGCCGGGTGGTGGCCGGGTCCATCCCGGGGGGCTCCTACGTCACCCTGGCGCACACCGGCGACCCCGAGCGCATCGACACCGCCCACGCGCGGCTGCAGGACTGGGCCAGCGGGCAGGGCCTGACCTGGGACAACCGGGGCGAGGGGCCCACCCAGGTGTGGGGCGGGCGGTTCGAGTTCCTGCTCAGCGGGTTGGCGGGTGCGGCGGGCCCGTGCTCGGTGGAGATCTCCTACCTGGTGCGCCCGGCCTGA
- a CDS encoding DUF1707 and DUF4870 domain-containing protein: MRLTHADRDSAMEALREAYALGQLDEAELEERLDLALKAKFPADLQPLLADVVPQQRGARGWPPRPGAAGPEPEVSSNPSERLLASVAHFSGYASVFGPLLMLLVARDTAPYVRRHILEALNYQITVMAGSVVLLMLSWLILPAVAFVFLVLGWVFLPAVAAIATLAQGTWRYPLTWRPVRDS, from the coding sequence GTGCGCCTGACCCACGCCGACCGCGACTCCGCCATGGAGGCGCTGCGTGAGGCATACGCCCTGGGGCAGCTGGACGAGGCCGAGCTGGAGGAGCGCCTCGACCTCGCCTTGAAGGCGAAGTTCCCGGCCGACCTCCAGCCGCTGCTGGCCGACGTGGTCCCCCAGCAGCGCGGCGCGCGAGGGTGGCCGCCCCGGCCGGGCGCCGCCGGGCCCGAGCCCGAGGTCTCCTCCAACCCCTCGGAGCGCCTGCTGGCCTCGGTCGCGCACTTCTCCGGCTACGCCTCGGTGTTCGGCCCGCTGCTGATGCTGCTGGTGGCCCGCGACACCGCCCCCTACGTGCGCCGCCACATCCTGGAGGCGCTCAACTACCAGATCACCGTCATGGCCGGTTCCGTGGTCCTGCTGATGCTGAGCTGGCTGATCCTGCCGGCGGTGGCGTTCGTGTTCCTGGTGCTGGGCTGGGTGTTCCTGCCGGCCGTGGCCGCGATCGCCACCCTCGCCCAGGGCACCTGGCGCTACCCGCTGACCTGGCGGCCGGTGCGCGACTCCTAG
- a CDS encoding peptidylprolyl isomerase, translating into MSEVNGQPLARLNTTKGTITVRLFARQAPETVENFVGLAEGTKQWVDPTTGRPSTEPLYNGTIFHRVISGFMIQGGDPLGNGRGGPGYKFKDEFDSSLKFDRPYLLAMANAGPNTNGSQFFITVGTPDWLNNKHTIFGEVVSGTEVVDAIAGVKTNAQDRPVEDVVISSVEIERS; encoded by the coding sequence GTGTCCGAGGTCAACGGTCAGCCCCTCGCGCGGCTGAACACCACCAAGGGGACGATCACCGTCAGGCTCTTCGCCCGGCAGGCGCCCGAAACGGTCGAGAACTTCGTCGGCCTGGCCGAGGGGACCAAGCAGTGGGTCGACCCCACCACGGGACGGCCCAGCACCGAGCCCCTCTACAACGGCACGATCTTCCACCGCGTCATCAGCGGGTTCATGATCCAGGGCGGCGACCCCCTGGGCAACGGCCGCGGCGGCCCCGGCTACAAGTTCAAGGACGAGTTCGACAGCTCGCTGAAGTTCGACCGCCCCTACCTGCTGGCCATGGCCAACGCCGGCCCCAACACCAACGGCTCGCAGTTCTTCATCACGGTCGGCACCCCCGACTGGCTGAACAACAAGCACACCATCTTCGGTGAGGTGGTCTCGGGCACCGAGGTCGTCGACGCCATCGCCGGCGTCAAGACCAACGCCCAGGACCGCCCGGTGGAGGACGTGGTCATCTCCTCCGTCGAGATCGAGCGCTCCTAG
- a CDS encoding rhomboid family intramembrane serine protease, which produces MASSPTGGTEPGAAAVPTCYRHRDRETYLRCSRCDRPICPDCIREAPVGQHCPECVAEGRRGMRQARTVFGGRVADRPLVTWVLLGLMGLGFVAQLAVPQLVGLLGMSGYYAVVDGQWYRLLTAAFLHGGVMHLLFNGMALYVLGQQVETVLGHARYLALWVLSAVGGSVLSLLVVPQTMSVGASGAIFGLFGAVFVIGRRLRLDTRFVVGLLAVNLLITFLVPNISWTGHIGGLVTGLLLAAAYAYLPPGSGRPGAARRRGQAAAHALATAGVVALLAAGAVAGTALMGL; this is translated from the coding sequence ATGGCCTCCTCCCCGACCGGCGGCACCGAACCCGGTGCCGCGGCCGTGCCGACGTGCTACCGCCACCGCGACCGCGAGACCTATCTGCGGTGCTCGCGGTGCGACCGGCCCATCTGCCCTGACTGCATCCGCGAGGCGCCGGTCGGCCAGCACTGCCCCGAGTGCGTGGCCGAGGGGCGGCGCGGCATGCGCCAGGCCCGCACCGTGTTCGGGGGGCGGGTCGCCGACCGGCCCCTGGTGACGTGGGTCCTGCTGGGCCTGATGGGCCTGGGGTTCGTCGCCCAGCTCGCCGTGCCGCAGCTGGTGGGGCTGCTGGGGATGTCCGGCTACTACGCCGTCGTCGACGGCCAGTGGTACCGGCTCCTCACGGCCGCGTTCCTGCACGGCGGCGTCATGCACCTGCTGTTCAACGGGATGGCGCTGTACGTGCTGGGCCAGCAGGTCGAGACCGTGCTCGGCCACGCCCGCTACCTGGCGCTGTGGGTGCTCAGCGCGGTCGGGGGGTCGGTGCTGAGCCTGCTCGTGGTGCCGCAGACCATGTCCGTGGGCGCCTCGGGCGCCATCTTCGGCCTGTTCGGGGCCGTGTTCGTCATCGGCCGCCGGCTGCGGCTGGACACCCGGTTCGTGGTCGGCCTGCTGGCGGTGAACCTGCTGATCACCTTCCTGGTGCCCAACATCTCCTGGACCGGGCACATCGGGGGGCTGGTCACCGGGCTGCTGCTGGCGGCCGCCTACGCCTACCTGCCGCCGGGCTCGGGGCGTCCGGGCGCCGCCCGGCGGCGCGGCCAGGCCGCCGCGCACGCGCTGGCCACGGCCGGCGTGGTCGCGCTGCTGGCCGCGGGCGCGGTGGCCGGGACGGCGCTGATGGGCCTCTAA
- a CDS encoding cell division protein CrgA — MPKSRNDRKKKAVYTPPPSAAKPKVSPRWLAPLMIACGVFGVLWIAVYYIAGASIPYMRDWAEWNLAIGFAGIIACIILSTRWH, encoded by the coding sequence GTGCCCAAGTCCCGCAACGATCGCAAGAAGAAGGCCGTCTACACGCCCCCGCCGTCGGCGGCCAAGCCGAAGGTCAGCCCGCGCTGGCTGGCACCGCTGATGATCGCGTGCGGCGTGTTCGGCGTCTTGTGGATCGCGGTGTACTACATCGCCGGGGCGTCGATCCCCTACATGCGCGACTGGGCGGAGTGGAACCTCGCCATCGGGTTCGCGGGCATCATCGCGTGCATCATCTTGTCCACACGCTGGCACTGA
- the pknB gene encoding Stk1 family PASTA domain-containing Ser/Thr kinase — MSQPRLLGGRYELDQVIGRGGMAEVYRARDLRLDRMVAVKTLRHDLARDHTFQARFRREAQSAASLNHPSIIAVYDTGEDVVDGLSIPYIIMEYVDGRTLKELLDDDRRLLPERCAEVTDGILRALEYSHQNGIVHRDIKPANVMLTRQAEVKVMDFGIARAMNDNQATMTQTSQVIGTAQYLSPEQARGERVDARSDIYSTGCVLYELLTGRPPFTGDSPVSIAYQHVREQPVPPTQVDPEIPTWLEDITLRAMTKDREERYQSAEEMRQDIQRGLQGLPTEARTMAMAAGSTTALPPVEDRRDRYDDDRYDDYDDRDEGVGRRNALWIVLAVLVVAALGFAVWLFNQPNADSIAIPDVEGMSQEEARAELTDAGFEADAIETREQNHDEIPEGDVIGTDPPAGEERSPTSTITLLVSTGPGSQEVPDVSGQDRDTAAQTLDDAGFEVGDTTEEPSDSVPEGQVIRTDPRAGTNADPGSQVNLVLSSGPEPTVVPDLSGMSREEAEGALGDLGLSASFSSEPSDAEPNTVIRQDPGANAEVEPGTTVNVVLAEEQEEPSTPPPDQSSPPPGQSSPPPGWPTDFPWPPGE, encoded by the coding sequence ATGTCTCAGCCACGGCTACTCGGTGGCCGCTACGAGCTCGATCAGGTCATCGGGCGCGGCGGCATGGCCGAGGTCTACCGCGCCCGTGATCTGCGGCTGGACCGCATGGTGGCCGTCAAGACGCTGCGGCACGACCTGGCCCGCGACCACACCTTCCAGGCGAGGTTCCGGCGCGAGGCGCAGTCCGCGGCCTCGCTGAACCACCCCTCGATCATCGCGGTCTACGACACCGGCGAGGACGTGGTCGACGGCCTGTCGATCCCGTACATCATCATGGAGTACGTCGACGGCCGCACCCTGAAGGAGCTGCTCGACGACGACCGCCGGCTGCTGCCCGAGCGCTGCGCCGAGGTCACCGACGGCATCCTGCGCGCGCTGGAGTACAGCCACCAGAACGGGATCGTCCACCGCGACATCAAGCCGGCCAACGTCATGCTGACCCGCCAGGCCGAGGTCAAGGTGATGGACTTCGGCATCGCGCGGGCCATGAACGACAACCAGGCCACGATGACCCAGACCTCCCAGGTCATCGGAACCGCGCAGTACCTCTCGCCCGAGCAGGCGCGCGGCGAGCGGGTCGACGCCCGCAGCGACATCTACTCCACCGGCTGCGTGCTCTATGAGCTGCTCACCGGCCGGCCGCCGTTCACCGGCGACTCCCCGGTGTCCATCGCCTACCAGCACGTGCGCGAGCAGCCCGTGCCGCCCACCCAGGTCGACCCCGAGATCCCGACCTGGCTTGAGGACATCACCCTGCGCGCGATGACCAAGGACCGCGAGGAGCGGTACCAGTCGGCCGAGGAGATGCGCCAGGACATCCAGCGCGGGCTGCAGGGGCTGCCCACCGAGGCCCGCACCATGGCCATGGCCGCCGGGTCCACCACCGCGCTGCCGCCGGTCGAGGACCGGCGCGACCGCTACGACGACGACCGCTACGACGACTACGACGACCGCGACGAGGGCGTGGGGCGGCGCAACGCGCTGTGGATCGTGCTCGCCGTGCTCGTGGTCGCCGCCCTGGGGTTCGCGGTGTGGCTGTTCAACCAGCCCAACGCCGACAGCATCGCCATCCCCGACGTCGAGGGCATGAGCCAGGAGGAGGCCCGCGCCGAGCTGACCGACGCGGGCTTCGAGGCCGACGCCATCGAGACCCGGGAGCAGAACCACGACGAGATCCCCGAGGGCGATGTCATCGGCACCGATCCGCCGGCCGGCGAGGAGCGCAGCCCCACCAGCACCATCACGCTGCTGGTCTCCACGGGGCCGGGCTCCCAGGAGGTGCCCGACGTCAGCGGGCAGGACCGCGACACCGCGGCGCAGACCCTGGACGACGCCGGGTTCGAGGTGGGCGACACCACCGAGGAACCCTCCGACTCCGTCCCCGAGGGCCAGGTCATCCGCACCGACCCCCGCGCCGGCACCAACGCCGACCCCGGCAGCCAGGTGAACCTGGTGCTGTCGTCGGGTCCGGAGCCCACGGTCGTGCCCGACCTGAGCGGCATGAGCCGCGAGGAGGCCGAGGGCGCGCTCGGCGACCTCGGGCTGTCGGCGAGCTTCAGCAGCGAGCCCAGCGACGCCGAGCCCAACACGGTGATCCGCCAGGACCCCGGTGCCAACGCCGAGGTCGAGCCCGGAACCACGGTCAACGTGGTGCTCGCCGAGGAGCAGGAGGAGCCCAGCACTCCGCCGCCGGACCAGTCCTCGCCGCCGCCCGGGCAGTCCTCGCCGCCGCCGGGCTGGCCCACCGACTTCCCCTGGCCGCCCGGCGAGTGA
- a CDS encoding serine/threonine-protein kinase, with product MSDNDPGAPEPTGADSLAGTVLSGRYRLEEQIGSGGMGTVWRAEDTLLNRPVAVKLLHPAQMAEPTARERFRTEGRITAGLSHPGIAQVYDYGEQDGRAYLIMELVLGEPLSSILRRNNGLEPSVTLDIVGQSAAALAAAHARGVVHRDIKPGNLLVTKDGTVKLTDFGIARGNESVTLTQTGMVMGTAQYISPEQASGRPATFASDLYALGVVAYECLAGEPPFTADTPLALALAHTRDDPPPLPDHVPDPVAGFVAQLLEKAPDDRPGSAGEVAAAAQRLRLGMSADQGGATTAMDLPDPAQTMVAGAATAPSRFTPVGGNRGTSASTPGGGRSSDRVTRGASDSRRASLPMVLAAVAATAVLVLGVVWAGRIFGSQDPEANTTGNPGSSPSASPSDNGEPSPQESQTVEQDPGTDGTEWGGGGSTDYDSEPSAPASTPPSSPPAEDDDSTDLPPEPDDTATEEPGDGGTPPVNPPVPDDEGDESGRGGETGQN from the coding sequence GTGAGCGACAACGACCCGGGCGCCCCCGAGCCCACGGGGGCGGATTCCCTCGCGGGCACGGTGCTCAGCGGCCGCTACCGGCTGGAGGAGCAGATCGGCTCGGGCGGTATGGGTACCGTCTGGCGAGCCGAGGACACCCTGCTCAACCGCCCGGTCGCGGTCAAGCTGCTGCACCCGGCGCAGATGGCCGAGCCCACGGCCCGCGAACGGTTCCGCACCGAGGGCCGGATCACCGCGGGCCTGTCCCACCCCGGCATCGCGCAGGTCTACGACTACGGCGAGCAGGACGGCCGCGCGTACCTGATCATGGAGCTGGTGCTGGGCGAGCCGCTGTCGTCGATCCTGCGCCGCAACAACGGCCTGGAGCCCAGCGTCACCCTCGACATCGTGGGCCAGTCCGCGGCCGCGCTGGCGGCCGCCCACGCGCGCGGGGTGGTGCACCGCGACATCAAGCCGGGCAACCTGCTGGTCACCAAGGACGGCACGGTCAAGCTGACCGACTTCGGCATCGCGCGCGGCAACGAGTCGGTCACCCTCACCCAGACCGGCATGGTCATGGGCACGGCGCAGTACATCTCGCCCGAGCAGGCGTCCGGCCGCCCCGCCACGTTCGCCTCCGACCTCTACGCGCTGGGCGTGGTGGCCTACGAGTGCCTGGCCGGGGAGCCGCCGTTCACGGCCGACACCCCCCTGGCCCTGGCCCTGGCCCACACCCGCGACGACCCCCCGCCGCTGCCCGACCACGTGCCCGACCCGGTGGCCGGGTTCGTGGCGCAGCTGCTGGAGAAGGCCCCCGACGACCGCCCCGGCTCGGCCGGGGAGGTCGCGGCCGCGGCGCAGCGGCTGCGCCTGGGCATGAGCGCCGACCAGGGCGGCGCCACCACCGCCATGGACCTGCCCGATCCCGCGCAGACCATGGTCGCCGGCGCCGCCACCGCGCCGAGCAGGTTCACCCCCGTGGGCGGAAACCGCGGCACGTCCGCGTCCACCCCTGGCGGCGGGCGGTCGTCGGATAGGGTTACCCGGGGCGCCTCGGACAGCCGGCGGGCGAGCCTGCCCATGGTCCTCGCGGCCGTGGCGGCCACCGCGGTGCTGGTCCTGGGCGTGGTCTGGGCCGGTCGGATCTTCGGATCGCAGGATCCCGAGGCCAACACCACCGGCAACCCCGGCTCCAGTCCTTCGGCGTCCCCGAGCGACAACGGGGAGCCGTCGCCGCAGGAGAGCCAGACCGTGGAGCAGGACCCCGGCACCGACGGCACCGAGTGGGGCGGCGGCGGCTCCACCGACTACGACTCCGAGCCCAGCGCGCCGGCCTCGACACCGCCGAGTTCGCCGCCGGCCGAGGACGACGACTCCACCGACCTCCCACCCGAGCCGGACGACACGGCCACGGAGGAGCCGGGAGACGGGGGGACACCCCCCGTGAACCCTCCCGTCCCCGATGACGAAGGCGACGAGTCCGGCCGCGGAGGGGAGACGGGCCAGAACTGA
- a CDS encoding peptidoglycan D,D-transpeptidase FtsI family protein — protein sequence MNKPIRRLSIFALALFGVLLLNVSYIQAFAAEDLREHPFNRRQFAESLNTHRGSIRVGSQEVAYSEPVGGDSDQYQRVYENGQLYAPVVGAFRAGSATGIEAAENSFLDGSHESLAVNNFRDMLTGEEPKGADVTLTINADAQQAAMEGLEALGKNGAAVALDPATGAVLASYSNPSYDPNSVASVTETDQAAENWTDLEAAEQQPLLNRGLNQRYPPGSTFKIVTAAAALENGASPDSTIDAPETLDLGAPLPNAWGGPCNNGAPDSLAHSIEISCNTSMANWAIQLGGQAMQEQAEAFGFNQGDMEIPLPVTESLSPLETDPNILGRSGIGQANIEATPLQMAMVAAGVANDGDVMKPYLVESVRNSNLEEVDSAQPEVYSTAISPGTAADLTEMMIGVTAGDEASGPTAQIPGIDVAGKTGTAETASGPTHNWFISFAPADDPQVAVAVVVEHGGGSGGTLAAPIAREIMEAVINE from the coding sequence ATGAACAAGCCCATCCGCCGCCTCTCCATCTTCGCGCTGGCGCTGTTCGGCGTGCTGCTGCTGAACGTCTCCTACATCCAGGCGTTCGCCGCCGAGGACCTCCGCGAGCACCCGTTCAACCGCCGGCAGTTCGCCGAGAGCCTCAACACCCACCGCGGCTCGATCCGCGTGGGCAGCCAGGAGGTCGCCTACTCCGAGCCCGTCGGCGGCGACAGCGACCAGTACCAGCGCGTCTACGAGAACGGCCAGCTCTACGCCCCGGTTGTGGGCGCGTTCCGCGCCGGCTCGGCCACCGGCATCGAGGCCGCCGAGAACTCCTTCCTCGACGGCTCCCACGAGTCGCTGGCGGTGAACAACTTCCGCGACATGCTCACCGGCGAGGAGCCCAAGGGCGCCGACGTCACGCTCACCATCAACGCCGACGCCCAGCAGGCCGCCATGGAGGGCCTTGAGGCGCTGGGCAAGAACGGCGCGGCCGTGGCGCTCGACCCCGCCACCGGCGCGGTGCTGGCCTCCTACTCCAACCCCTCCTACGACCCCAACAGCGTGGCCAGCGTCACCGAGACCGACCAGGCCGCCGAGAACTGGACCGACCTTGAGGCCGCCGAGCAGCAGCCGCTGCTCAACCGCGGCCTCAACCAGCGCTACCCTCCGGGCTCGACCTTCAAGATCGTCACCGCCGCGGCGGCCCTGGAGAACGGCGCCAGCCCCGACTCCACCATCGACGCGCCCGAGACCCTCGACCTCGGCGCGCCGCTGCCCAACGCCTGGGGCGGGCCGTGCAACAACGGTGCGCCCGACTCCCTGGCGCACTCCATCGAGATCTCCTGCAACACCTCCATGGCCAACTGGGCGATCCAGCTGGGCGGGCAGGCCATGCAGGAGCAGGCCGAGGCGTTCGGGTTCAACCAGGGCGACATGGAAATCCCGCTGCCGGTCACCGAATCCCTGTCCCCGCTGGAGACCGATCCCAATATCCTGGGCCGGAGCGGGATCGGCCAGGCCAACATCGAGGCCACCCCGCTGCAGATGGCCATGGTCGCCGCCGGCGTGGCCAACGACGGCGACGTCATGAAGCCCTACCTGGTGGAGTCGGTGCGCAACTCCAACCTTGAGGAGGTGGACTCCGCCCAGCCCGAGGTGTACTCCACCGCCATCAGCCCCGGGACGGCGGCCGACCTCACCGAGATGATGATCGGCGTCACCGCGGGCGACGAGGCGTCGGGGCCGACGGCCCAGATCCCCGGTATCGACGTCGCCGGCAAGACCGGAACCGCCGAGACCGCGAGCGGCCCCACGCACAACTGGTTCATCTCCTTCGCACCGGCCGACGACCCCCAGGTCGCCGTGGCGGTCGTGGTCGAGCACGGCGGCGGCAGCGGCGGCACCCTTGCCGCGCCGATCGCGCGGGAGATCATGGAGGCTGTGATCAACGAGTGA